Proteins co-encoded in one Amaranthus tricolor cultivar Red isolate AtriRed21 chromosome 7, ASM2621246v1, whole genome shotgun sequence genomic window:
- the LOC130817854 gene encoding cytochrome P450 72A397-like — protein sequence MIFGVKVTKNLEMEILTVSSVVISVVCIVVVTGFIRGLNWVWSRPKRMERFLRQQGIYGTSYKLLFGDLKDMSSMRTQALKTPMNGFSNDYFSRVEPFRHQLMTNFGKDFFLWQGPIPILHLSKPELVKEVFTRIDEFHKPKVNIMLAKLLPGLVRYEGEKWAKHRKLINPAFHVEKLKLMLPAFHDSCADIINKWKMLVDEMGSAELDVWPDLAKLSADVISRAAFGSNYQEGQKIFELITEKTDLALQTVHSVYIPGLRYIPTARNRRFKVIEDQLHKSLFAIINKRKEALEAGEAVKSDLLGILLDSNSKDIQPVGNGKNHHVGMSLEDLIDECKLFYLAGQETTSTLLGWTLILLSKHQDWQARAREEVLQTFGSNMPDFEGVSHHLKTVTMILYEVLRLYPPGARLSRRVCKDTNLGTFSVPEGAIIAFSLKSIHQDSDIWGDDAKEFKPERFADGISKASNGKNAFFPFGWGPRICVGEKFAMTEAKLALSMFLQHFSFELSPSYVHAPIQTFLFLQPQHGAQIIIHRS from the exons ATGATATTTGGTGTAAAAGTTACAAAAAACCTTGAAATGGAAATACTGACAGTAAGCTCTGTTGTGATATCAGTAGTCTGTATAGTAGTTGTGACAGGGTTTATCAGAGGTTTGAACTGGGTATGGTCGAGGCCAAAAAGGATGGAGAGATTTCTTAGACAACAAGGTATTTATGGTACTTCGTACAAGCTCTTGTTTGGAGATCTCAAAGATATGTCTTCCATGCGCACTCAGGCCTTAAAAACTCCCATGAATGGCTTCTCTAATGATTATTTTTCGCGTGTGGAACCTTTCCGTCACCAGCTTATGACGAATTTTG GGAAGGACTTCTTCCTCTGGCAAGGTCCTATACCAATATTACACCTCTCAAAACCAGAGTTGGTTAAAGAGGTCTTCACCAGGATAGATGAATTTCATAAGCCAAAGGTAAATATCATGCTTGCCAAGCTTTTACCTGGGCTTGTTCGCTATGAAGGAGAAAAATGGGCCAAACATCGGAAGTTGATCAATCCTGCCTTCCATGTTGAGAAGTTGAAG CTGATGTTACCGGCATTCCATGATAGTTGTGCAGACATTATTAACAAATGGAAGATGCTTGTAGATGAAATGGGTTCGGCTGAGCTAGATGTGTGGCCAGATTTAGCAAAACTTAGTGCTGATGTGATCTCTAGAGCAGCATTTGGTAGCAACTATCAAGAGGGGCAAAAGATATTTGAACTTATTACGGAGAAAACTGATTTAGCTCTTCAAACTGTGCATTCAGTTTATATACCAGGATTGAG ATACATTCCAACAGCAAGAAATAGGAGGTTTAAGGTCATCGAAGATCAATTACATAAGTCATTGTTTGCAATTATCAACAAGAGGAAAGAGGCACTTGAGGCTGGAGAAGCAGTAAAGTCTGATCTGTTGGGCATACTCTTGGATTCCAATTCTAAAGATATTCAACCAGTTGGCAATGGCAAGAATCACCACGTTGGGATGAGCCTTGAAGATTTAATTGACGAGTGTAAACTATTCTACTTGGCTGGACAAGAAACTACATCGACACTTTTGGGTTGGACATTGATTTTATTGAGCAAGCATCAAGATTGGCAAGCAAGAGCGCGGGAAGAAGTCTTGCAAACATTTGGAAGTAATATGCCAGATTTTGAAGGTGTGAGCCATCATTTGAAGACA GTGACCATGATATTGTATGAAGTCCTCAGACTCTATCCCCCAGGAGCTCGATTGTCAAGAAGAGTTTGCAAGGATACAAATCTTGGTACATTCTCAGTTCCTGAGGGTGCAATAATTGCTTTCTCATTGAAATCTATTCACCAAGATTCCGATATTTGGGGTGATGACGCAAAAGAATTCAAGCCAGAGAGGTTTGCTGATGGGATTTCCAAGGCGAGCAATGGGAAAAACGCGTTTTTCCCCTTTGGTTGGGGACCAAGAATATGTGTGGGGGAAAAATTTGCCATGACAGAAGCAAAATTAGCATTGTCTATGTTTCTACAACACTTTTCGTTTGAGCTTTCACCATCCTATGTTCATGCACCAATCCAAACTTTTTTATTTCTTCAGCCTCAGCATGGTGCTCAGATAATCATACACAGGTCTTGA